The region TTGTAAATAAGGTTCTGTTACTTACTTTTCTTTAACTCTTCTCTATTTGTACTTAAAATATTTTGAAATGGGCATATAGATAAAATCAGAAAATTTAATATGGAAATGAAAGGGGGAAATATTTGAGTTACACTATGAATTAGGTGACAATTATTCTTTGTTTCAGATATGAACTCTGAAGTCTGGATTTCCTAGGTTAGCATGTATGATTTCACCTATATTGGGTCTGGCTGGATACAATAGACAAATTCTTTCTATAGTTTCCAAATGTTCTATGGATATTTTTTTGTCTTGATATGTTTAGTCCTACAGTAGAGAAAACCATACCTTCTCTCTATAAATATGTTACTAGGCCTAAATTAGGTCATTCAGAATAggcaattgtgtaaaaaaaaggaAGGCCCAGTCACTGGACATAGTTGATGCTGAATGAAGAGCTAGGTTGGACTACTTTATAGCTGTTGACTGGTAGAGCATTATACCTTAACTGTTTTCCATTCATCTTTTGCATGACAATCTCAATAAGATGCAAGAACTGTTACTTACCTTGTCTATGAAGGAGGCAAACTTGTTGTTCAGACCTTTTATCTGGTCTTTTTCATCAATTCTGACTTTCTGGATATGAGGGTCAATCTCCAAATTGAGAGGAGCCAGGAGACTTTGGTTAATGGTTACGGGGGTGATACCAGGAGAACAAAATGATCCACCAAATCCATAACTAGCAGCGCTCAATCCATGTCCGTGGCCGTGTCCAGACAAACTATAGGCATGTCCACTCTTCAATCCAGCAGAAATCTTATGTCCACCAGACACAACACTGTAGACACTCTTGCTACTGAATGATGGGTGTACTTTGTGGCCAATGGAAATCTTCTTGGAAGTGAAGGAACCAATGGAGCTATGTTTGCTCACAGATGGCAAACAAGCTGAGGATGAGCTAAAGCTCTTGATTCCATGGCTGCTGTGACCAGAGTGGTGAGACATCTTTGCAATATGTCTTGAAATCTGTGGTACTTGGATCGGAATAAGCTTCAAGTGAATGCCTCTGAGACCTGTGCTGAAATTTGTCCCTTTTATATAATTGGAGTAGTGGGCTTGGTGACTTTGAAGAGCACTAAAACCTTGTAATTGCATCTTGGGAGCTTCCTTTTTGACATTtttacatccccatcatcctggtttaatttaatttaatagaACTGTTAAATAAAACTCAGTTGTAACACACCTAAAATATTAGTAAAGATGAAAAGCACTTAATGCTCCAGATTTTTCTCAGTAAGCGAGCACACATCATCTTGCGCATATTAGGTTTATGAGTGTTATTTTAGCAAATAGGGGTCAGCCTGTAAAGTACTCTTTAATAGACTGGATAGTGTCACTTTGTTATTCAGTGTCACATAAACTCAGATTTATTCCTGTTTACtaggattttttaaaattttacatcTTATAAAATGTCTGGGGAGAAAGACAGACTATTAATGCCAAATTAATTAGACATTAGGCTTAACATGATCTCCTTCTAAAACTGCCTGTAATAATGATGTTAGTAAATTCCAAGATCAGCATTTTATTGACTTTATGTCTGTTTCTATTAATGTTCCATTAAATGCAGTAGATTTGTCAATGTATAATACACGTCAATGGGAAAACGTTCCAATGACGTCAATAAATAAGATTTGTATTAACATCAAACTAAGGTGGCTGGATTCAGCTTTGATTTATATGATCTCAAGACTCCTTGGTGGTATCTTATGTTCCTATAATTacaccatatataatatactgtatgtcacagAAACATAGATAGTTGTCAGCAGACAACTAGTCCGCCCTTATATAATTTCCTATAATATTTTCTTACTATTTTTAggattatatagaaaataataaagatattatgCTTACCTCTACACGctgccccagtgtcctcctgctttGTCTCTAGGTCCCCCGCTGACTGTAGCGCTGCCTACACTTCCGCAGATGAAACAGTTTAAGCAGTAAaagaccgttcagccaatcactgaccacagcgttgtcctgtctcagtcaatgattggctgagcagactgtcactgcagagacgagTCTGTCAACAGAAGTGTTGACTGTGGTCAGCAGAAGACACAAAGACATGGCAGGAGGGCAGTGAcagagcatggaaaggtaagccggagtacccctattacatggagcgatgcatGGCTGTCGGACAATGTTTTTTAaatgtgttgaaagacaatgatcagccaacaagtgAGCGATTTCTTGCTTCTTAGCTTGTCGTCGTCTCTATAACACAGGATGATATCTGCTCGATTtgacctgatttggcagataatcgctttgtgtaatactatagatttaccaaccacatctgctggaaggttGTTCTAAGCATCTTCTAGTATtgtgtgttcagtttcttattaaacaCTTTAAACATTTCCTCCCAGATATTATAGATAGTGTTGTTGATACCTAGACTAGGCTATTTTCCCTGTTTATGAAcggagacattttttttttagtacttgTGTCTTTGAAAGCAATGATTACCTGTACCAGCCTATGTGGACTGTAAGATTTCAAGTGCCAGCAGTGCTGCATCAGGAGTAGGGGAAATAGTGAGTatgtttctttttatttgttctgcCATTAACTTCCCTGAGTCAATTTTGTCAAAAAATCTGGAAAAACCCATTACAGAAAatgtattaaatatttttttcaaaattcCCATATCTACAACAACgtaaatatgttaaagggaagTGATTTTGTCTGAAGGGTTTCCTAGTGAGTTATCAGATGTAATCTAGGCAAAGATTACTTCTTATAACTCACTAGGAAACTCTTCAGACAAAATAGATTGCCTAGATTTCCTGCTGCATACAAACTGTTGGGATGCTTATCCACTCCTTTctatttaaagtgaacctgtcatggAATAGTTACGAGTAGTACATGTTGAGATATGATTGGCCACTGAGATGAGTCactagtaagggccctattccacagtaacgataatcggccggatcggcctcatttggcccgattcggccgattatcgttcggtgaaatagagagaacgatcagccgatgatcgtgtcatcgactgatcgttcatttagggccggACCTAAGATCATCGTTCCCCctccgcgcatcgctacggttgaatagcggtgcgcggcaggcgaccgacgatttgccaacggcagcagcatcatcatacattacctgcaggtcttctctgcgctgtcttcatccccgggtcccgcgctctctatcttctgaatggctggtcagctgacagagcgctcagccaatcacaggccgggaccgccgcggcctgtgattggctgagtgtggcctgtcaggtgaccggccattcagaagatacagcgcgcgggaccctgggatgaagacagcgcggagaagcctggacaggtaatgtattactgctgctgcaagggctgcaaggacatcggtaacgttgtccttgcagccctcgctcaaccatcatcgggccgtggaataggcacaGCAAACGAGcggagatctagcagatcgccgctcgtttacatcgttgatcaggccctcctcggcttgtggaataggaccctaagtcttgtGTATGTattactggcaaacagcccaacTCTATTACCACCCTCTGAAATGGAGAGAATCGGAAATAGCACTATGGAGGGGAATCTCAGTGTCTTAGTTGTAGACCTGAGAACACTAAAACCTTGACACCATTTCAAATGATTTGTGCATATTATATCATGACACAGTACAAGAAAGATATTCATGAACTGAAGTTTATTAAACCGAAACAGAGAGGGAAAATTGTACAGAAAGTAGAAAGGGATTCTTAAAGCAACAAATAATGTCACATGAAGAGGTATAGCAGGGACAAGAAAAGGGATTCAAATGATATGTGCTAACATTTTGGGCAAGAACAAACAGAATTAGTTGCTCATTTTACATTTACAAATGGTGAAATCCTTAAAACTGGTAATCTGTTTCATTCTAATGGTAAAATGTAAATGAGATCgaattttacattttaaaactGTGACCATAACCAATATATTTTTCATGTGTATAGAATCAACACATGGcacaataaacaaataaatgtaGATTGCCGTCAACCATTAACTAGTATGCTTGCAATATGCATTATTTAGGCATGTCATGTACTGATTAAGGTAAAACATGCAAGCAAAAGATAGCAAGATATGCAAAAACCCAATATATCCATCCAGAAATACTTCTCATTCAAACATTTCAAGACAATAGAGGTTTACATTTTTCTGGTAGTTGATGTGGAGGTTCTAGTTGTGGTCATAGTTGAGCTGCCTCCAGTGCTGTATCCGGACCCAGAGCTGAAACCTCCTCTGACATTTCCACTGCTGGAAGTATTTGAACCACCCATGCGGCTGCCACTCATTCCTCCACTGATGCCGGTTCCACTGTTGCCACCTCCAGAGCTCATTCCTCCTTCATGGCTGAAGCCACCTGCACTGATTGCAGAACTTCCCATGGTGGATGAAAcaacagctgtaaaaaaaaaatgcagaagttTAACATATCAGGAGAGTAACATCAGTAATGCATATCATAACCGCAAAGATGGTATAACATGATCATACTCACATATCTTAACTCCGCCAGAACATTCTCCAGAAATCCTACAAAATAAAGTTGGTTTAGTGTACTTGCCATAAGTAATGACCACCATCAAATACCCTTTTCTAAAATCTTCTCTTACTGATCATGAAACAATATATCAAATGTATATTAAAAATGCTCTTATATAATTAACTTTGTAATTTTGCCCTTAAATTTATCAAAGTAAGGAGATGTTAAATATGCTGAAAATATCTCCTGATGATATCTATGTGTAATAGgtcaacttttttgtttttgagaTCCTCTTAAACTTAAATTAGTTACCAGGATTCTTCTCCTTCCAGCAGTTTCCTGTAGGTGGCAATCTCAAGGTCCAGAGCCAGTTTAACATTCATCAGTTCTTGGTACTCTTTCATTTGGCGAGCCATGTCCTGCTTGGCCCTTTGTAGAGCTTCCTCAAGATTAGCCAGTTTCTCCTTGGCATCCTTGACAGCCATCTCTCCACGCTCCTCAGCCTCTGCAATGGCGGTCCCTAGCTTGGCTTTCTAAAAACATCAATGTAAATATTACTGGTAAATTATATAAGCGCTTTCATTAACACATTTGCGTATCTTTTAGCCTAATTGCATTTCCAGTATCAGCATTGTTGTTCTATTAGGTGTTCAAGACATGTGATATGAATTTACCTGGGCCTTGGCATTTTCAATCTCTCCTCTGAGCCTGTTGATAAGTCTGTTGAGATCTGCAATTTCGTTTTTGGTGTTTCTCAGGTCATCTCCGTGCTTTCCTGCTGCATTCTGTAGCTCTTCAAACTAAGGGAAGATAGCAatgtattaatatattttttagcaCTGAAGTAGATTCCAATTATGCCAGTGAATTGTTCACAAAATATACATTCCATAGATTGAGGGGGGGGTCCCATTTTTAATTTTGCACTTACTTTGGATTGATACCAGGATTcagcctcagctctgctgttctttgcaATCTCTTCATATTGGGCCTTGACTTCATTGATTATGCATTCCATATCTAGGTCTCGGCTGTTATCCATGGACACAACAACTGAggtgtcagagatttgtgattGAAGTTGACAAATTTCCTATAGAATAGAGCAAAATGAAAAATGTCAGTAAGTTACATTGAAAGCTCTTAAAGCTTCCCACAATTACAATGAAATATCATATCCTAGAGGAGTGGTCTTTTTGAGAAAATAGTCAGTATATGTTTACATGATGTGAGAGTTCCACAAGTGACTGGAGCTGTAAATATATAAAGTTTGGTTTGGGCCAAATGATATCTTACCATCTCATAGATAGCTCTTGTGAAGTTGATCTCATCGGTCAAGGAATCAACCTTTGACTGCAGGTCGGTCTTGTTCATAAATGCTGCATCAACatcctgtaaacaaaatatatatatgttatcaCCTGAACTAAAAATCCCCTGTTGTACTCTCACATCATATATATCATTTACCCTTTTCAGTACTACAaattgattttctgctgcagtacGTTTGTTAAGTTCTTCTTCGTACCTATGAAAAAAAGTGACAATATGCCATTGGGAATTAGTAACTGGGTTGCTACATTATGCTAATAGTTACTGCAtgatattttaatttaaaatcatACTTTCTCTTGAAGTCTTCCACTAAATCTTCCATGGTCCTCTTTTCTCCTTCCAGACGTGACTTCTCACATACAAAAGAATCCAACTGCCTTCTGAGGTTGGTGATGTAGTTCTCAAAAAGTGGTTCGATATTGCTCTTCACATTTTTTTGCTCTTGTAGGAAAGCCCATTTGGTCTCCAGCATTTTATTTTGTTGCTCTAAAAATCGCA is a window of Dendropsophus ebraccatus isolate aDenEbr1 chromosome 5, aDenEbr1.pat, whole genome shotgun sequence DNA encoding:
- the LOC138792579 gene encoding keratin, type II cytoskeletal cochleal-like — protein: MAYFSNSSYKNFSSSSMPRNTCRTAVGSSRSHSGSRMQTQYSSRSAYNAGGTRKISVGGCNTGMSGYGGVGMGSGYGMGSSFGRGAGYGGSILGGSCFGPGGYGNITNVTVNQSLLTPLNLEIDPNIQKVRKEEKDQIKSLNNKFASFIDKVRFLEQQNKMLETKWAFLQEQKNVKSNIEPLFENYITNLRRQLDSFVCEKSRLEGEKRTMEDLVEDFKRKYEEELNKRTAAENQFVVLKRDVDAAFMNKTDLQSKVDSLTDEINFTRAIYEMEICQLQSQISDTSVVVSMDNSRDLDMECIINEVKAQYEEIAKNSRAEAESWYQSKFEELQNAAGKHGDDLRNTKNEIADLNRLINRLRGEIENAKAQKAKLGTAIAEAEERGEMAVKDAKEKLANLEEALQRAKQDMARQMKEYQELMNVKLALDLEIATYRKLLEGEESWISGECSGGVKISVVSSTMGSSAISAGGFSHEGGMSSGGGNSGTGISGGMSGSRMGGSNTSSSGNVRGGFSSGSGYSTGGSSTMTTTRTSTSTTRKM